The following coding sequences are from one Leptospiraceae bacterium window:
- a CDS encoding MarR family transcriptional regulator → MNRTKQLNQIAKAIREFYRTLKNEFNAILELEEFTNGEFLLLKSIAIYGHKKISEIAKELCVSMPYLTSLADKMVERGYIERTQSREDRRIIVIKLTARGKKVYNKLDAIVHKYLEKKFNKLTISELQAFEKILQKVST, encoded by the coding sequence TTGAATAGAACAAAACAATTAAATCAAATTGCAAAGGCAATCCGGGAGTTTTATAGAACTTTAAAGAATGAATTTAATGCAATTCTAGAATTAGAAGAATTTACAAATGGAGAATTCTTACTACTTAAAAGTATTGCCATCTATGGGCATAAGAAAATTTCAGAAATCGCAAAGGAGCTATGTGTTTCAATGCCCTACTTGACTTCACTAGCCGACAAAATGGTAGAAAGAGGTTACATTGAGCGAACCCAATCCAGAGAAGATAGGCGCATTATTGTTATTAAGCTTACTGCCAGAGGCAAAAAAGTCTATAATAAGTTAGATGCGATAGTTCATAAATACTTAGAAAAGAAATTTAATAAACTTACTATTAGTGAACTACAAGCCTTTGAAAAAATATTACAGAAAGTTTCTACTTGA
- a CDS encoding type II toxin-antitoxin system VapC family toxin, translated as MGDENLSISIITYAELIRGAFNKTEQAKIKKQIKSITVISLSDGISNQFQRILDLYALSHKISIPDALIAATAIASDLHLFTRNVKDFRFIKGISMYVPN; from the coding sequence TTGGGCGATGAAAACCTTTCTATTAGTATAATTACCTATGCTGAATTAATTCGAGGCGCATTCAATAAAACAGAACAAGCCAAAATTAAGAAACAAATTAAGTCTATAACAGTCATTAGCCTCTCTGATGGTATTTCAAATCAATTCCAAAGAATACTTGATTTGTATGCACTAAGTCATAAAATTTCGATTCCGGATGCTCTGATTGCCGCTACTGCAATTGCTTCAGACTTACACCTTTTTACTCGAAATGTGAAAGATTTCCGTTTTATTAAAGGCATAAGTATGTATGTTCCAAATTGA
- a CDS encoding HDOD domain-containing protein, translated as MLGSSPTKLPLGININTREPFNVFIVEDSVLFRTALKRTLAKLSFNVSGEAGDGLHALNQLKEMHVKPDIICVDQEMPIMNGMETIKEIKKQYPKMRVMLITSHNEGAFVKQVLQVGVHGYIVKPFETDTVIRKFALVLGRRDILSSFDDKIEKLDLSKIRLPNLPLVFANVVNFDVDDPNNGIVELERILSPDIAITSTIIRTANSAYYGRSGSIRSLKDAITLIGIKVVKRMVINEFDKTLANPLKDPIYIKYLRDLPVLTSLISYDLLTPLKLKALAADIFVVSLLRKIGMNILALNFVERYLKVLRLYEFGVKSLYELERDELGIDSIEIGRRAFEIWKMPDYFVKVIAHQGFNLEEMGIVSDIDRVSRLAEILAKKMRKVAVTEKENALVPAILQFYKSPEGTLELFGEDYLHMIEDHPFMRIANG; from the coding sequence GTGCTTGGCTCAAGTCCTACAAAATTACCATTAGGTATTAATATCAATACTCGAGAGCCCTTCAATGTGTTTATAGTTGAAGATAGTGTTCTATTTCGCACTGCCTTAAAACGCACTCTCGCTAAACTTAGCTTTAATGTTTCAGGCGAAGCGGGCGATGGGCTTCATGCTCTCAATCAACTCAAAGAAATGCACGTTAAGCCAGACATTATTTGCGTAGATCAAGAAATGCCAATCATGAACGGCATGGAAACCATCAAAGAAATCAAAAAACAGTATCCAAAGATGCGTGTCATGCTCATCACAAGTCATAATGAGGGAGCATTTGTAAAGCAAGTCTTACAAGTTGGAGTGCACGGGTATATCGTAAAACCTTTTGAGACAGATACGGTTATTCGAAAGTTTGCGCTCGTCTTAGGCAGAAGAGACATCCTTAGCTCTTTTGATGATAAGATTGAAAAATTAGACTTGAGTAAAATTCGCCTGCCGAATCTTCCACTGGTATTTGCGAATGTTGTTAACTTCGACGTAGATGATCCCAATAATGGCATCGTTGAACTTGAGAGAATTTTAAGTCCTGATATTGCAATTACAAGCACAATTATTCGCACTGCCAATTCAGCCTATTATGGTCGATCGGGATCGATTCGCAGCCTAAAAGATGCGATTACTCTGATTGGCATCAAAGTTGTGAAGCGAATGGTGATCAATGAATTCGATAAAACTCTTGCCAATCCACTCAAAGATCCTATCTATATAAAGTATCTACGCGACTTACCGGTATTAACCTCCCTGATTTCTTATGATCTTCTAACTCCTCTAAAACTAAAAGCACTGGCGGCGGATATATTCGTTGTGTCACTCCTTCGTAAAATTGGAATGAATATTCTTGCACTCAATTTTGTCGAAAGATATTTAAAAGTTCTCAGGCTCTATGAGTTCGGAGTAAAGTCTCTCTATGAATTAGAAAGAGATGAACTTGGAATTGACTCAATTGAAATTGGAAGAAGAGCCTTCGAAATTTGGAAGATGCCTGATTATTTCGTTAAAGTAATTGCTCATCAGGGTTTTAATCTAGAAGAAATGGGAATTGTTTCTGACATAGACAGAGTTTCTAGACTCGCCGAAATCCTCGCCAAAAAAATGCGTAAAGTGGCAGTCACCGAAAAAGAAAATGCGTTAGTTCCTGCCATTCTACAATTCTATAAATCACCCGAAGGCACACTCGAACTCTTCGGCGAAGACTATCTTCATATGATTGAAGACCATCCATTCATGCGAATCGCGAACGGGTAA
- a CDS encoding PAS domain S-box protein, whose protein sequence is MNYKKQRTILIVDDDPFTCTATEQIVRSFGYSTVTAFTGAQAIHMFQSNEVDLILMDVELGFDSNGPEFARQILAMREVPILFYSAYNEPDIIKKTEHIASYGYILKGSSITMLGTSIQIALNLFDSSLKMKNEKRYRELISNLDTGILVYSPDTSIILTNSKAEEILGLSEDQLKGKIAFDSHWKFINEDNSPLLVDDYPVNLIRSKMISIKNKVIGVFRQNNRDILWLSITGFPFLDTNGNLEEIIISFIDITERKKSERTLLESEKKFRSYIESALDGVFVTNKEGFYQEVNHAAAQLLGYTRNELLQMHFTETVPEETVENAKSGYTTLLEEGVFTTEVIFQRKDGSRFTGILSSTKISEDQYLGLVKDITERKVAEENVHKLLAEKEIILKEIHHRIKNNMYSVYGLLQLQSQTLKEDNAAAAALEDAAIRIQSMMLLYDKLYQSEQFTDLLIEEYISPLVDEVIENFPNIVPIRVIKEIGDIVLDAKRLSNIGIILNELLTNIMKYAFKGRSEGLIRVSAQMVEDKVVILVQDNGIGIPEGIDFANSTGFGLKLIAMLTKQIEGKGKIERENGTTVHLEFIK, encoded by the coding sequence ATGAATTATAAAAAACAAAGGACAATCTTAATAGTAGATGATGATCCTTTCACCTGTACTGCCACTGAACAAATTGTCAGAAGTTTCGGTTATTCTACAGTAACCGCTTTTACTGGTGCTCAAGCAATTCATATGTTCCAGAGTAACGAAGTAGATTTAATATTGATGGATGTTGAGCTTGGTTTTGATTCAAATGGACCTGAGTTCGCACGGCAAATTTTAGCTATGCGGGAAGTGCCGATACTTTTTTATTCCGCTTACAATGAACCAGATATTATAAAGAAAACAGAGCATATAGCTTCTTATGGCTATATACTAAAAGGATCTTCGATCACGATGCTTGGCACATCAATTCAAATAGCATTGAATCTTTTTGACAGTTCCCTAAAAATGAAAAATGAAAAAAGATATCGCGAATTGATTTCGAATTTAGATACAGGGATTCTAGTCTATTCGCCTGATACTTCGATTATTCTAACAAATTCGAAAGCAGAAGAGATTTTAGGATTGAGCGAAGATCAATTGAAAGGCAAAATTGCATTCGATTCGCATTGGAAATTTATAAATGAGGATAATAGTCCTTTACTTGTAGATGATTATCCTGTTAATTTAATTCGATCAAAAATGATCTCAATAAAAAACAAAGTCATTGGCGTATTTAGACAAAACAATCGCGATATATTATGGTTATCCATAACAGGGTTTCCCTTTCTCGATACAAATGGAAATTTAGAAGAAATCATCATAAGTTTCATTGACATCACAGAAAGAAAAAAATCAGAGAGGACATTACTCGAAAGCGAAAAGAAATTTCGTAGTTATATCGAGTCCGCATTAGATGGTGTATTTGTCACCAACAAGGAAGGCTTCTATCAAGAAGTAAACCACGCGGCTGCTCAACTTTTGGGCTATACGAGAAATGAGTTACTGCAAATGCATTTTACCGAAACGGTTCCAGAGGAAACAGTTGAGAACGCAAAATCGGGATATACCACACTTTTAGAAGAAGGTGTGTTCACAACCGAAGTTATCTTCCAAAGAAAGGATGGATCTAGGTTTACAGGAATTCTTAGCTCTACAAAAATTAGCGAAGATCAATATCTAGGTCTAGTAAAAGATATTACAGAGAGAAAAGTCGCAGAGGAAAATGTTCATAAGCTACTAGCTGAAAAGGAAATCATTCTAAAAGAAATTCATCACCGAATCAAAAACAATATGTATAGTGTGTATGGGCTCTTGCAATTGCAATCCCAAACACTAAAGGAAGACAATGCAGCAGCCGCCGCTCTCGAAGATGCAGCTATTCGAATACAGAGCATGATGCTCTTGTATGATAAGTTGTATCAGTCAGAGCAATTTACTGACCTTTTAATTGAGGAATACATTTCGCCCTTGGTAGATGAAGTTATTGAAAACTTCCCAAACATTGTGCCTATCCGAGTAATAAAAGAGATTGGTGACATTGTGCTAGACGCAAAAAGACTCTCGAACATAGGGATTATTTTAAATGAACTTCTTACAAATATTATGAAATATGCATTCAAGGGAAGAAGTGAGGGGCTAATTAGAGTATCCGCTCAGATGGTGGAAGACAAGGTAGTCATACTAGTTCAAGATAATGGAATAGGAATACCAGAAGGAATTGACTTTGCAAATTCCACTGGCTTTGGTCTAAAGCTCATAGCAATGCTAACAAAACAAATAGAAGGAAAAGGAAAAATTGAGCGCGAGAATGGAACCACAGTGCATTTAGAATTTATCAAATAA